From one Lolium rigidum isolate FL_2022 chromosome 4, APGP_CSIRO_Lrig_0.1, whole genome shotgun sequence genomic stretch:
- the LOC124646590 gene encoding uncharacterized protein LOC124646590, with product MDPPAADPGPAKAEAVGPQGEMDLPVADPGPVRNETELVQCPYCDSEAMHKLAQFLLPGLAAVCVDSTTGDLFRSPSAVAVDLRKEMVDHITQKSETFIADALIESEANQNPENEMPDDPYEIVSIFMDDFSSTKRNIIGHVSGWLLSDSRDDKIDDFVQEMEMTKFWPLERREAIAEVLLKNVDLKTKFHCPEKYENEERLADHKAQCSFRPVICPNEGCRAKVSVRCMQDHDAACLFKIIQCEQNCEKRLLRRDMDRHCVTVCAMRPMKCPFGCDSSFPETNLGEHCSESLQLHLLKVLQAIHKKGFTADELKDRALQLEKSDDHGKLAKARDSRSLTTIVKDLEAKMKSSS from the exons ATGGACCCTCCGGCAGCAGATCCTGGACCAGCCAAGGCTGAAG CTGTTGGACCTCAGGGGGAAATGGATCTTCCGGTCGCCGATCCTGGACCGGTGAGGAATGAAACTGAGCTTGTCCAGTGTCCGTACTGCGATTCCGAAGCTATGCACAAGCTAGCGCAGTTCTTGctccctggcctggccgcggtcTGCGTCGACAGCACAACGGGTGATCTGTTCAGGAGTCCCTCTGCTGTTGCTGTTGACCTCAGGAAGGAAATGGTGGACCACATCACACAGAAGAGCGAGACCTTCATAGCCGATGCTCTCATCGAATCGGAAGCAAACCAAAACCCCGAGAATGAAATGCCAGATGACCCTTATGAGATCGTGTCCATCTTCATGGACGATTTCAGTAGCACGAAAAGGAACATCATTGGACATGTCTCTGGGTGGTTGTTGAGCGACAGCCGGGACGACAAGATCGATGACTTTGTGCAAGAGATGGAGATGACCAAGTTCTGGCCACTAGAAAGAAGAGAAGCTATCGCCGAGGTCCTCCTCAAGAATGTGGACTTGAAAACCAAGTTCCACTGCCCTGAGAAATACGAAAATGAAGAACGCCTTGCTGATCACAAGGCACAGTGTAGCTTCAGGCCCGTCATTTGCCCAAACGAGGGATGCCGCGCAAAGGTTTCGGTCCGTTGCATGCAGGATCATGATGCGGCTTGCCTGTTCAAGATCATCCAGTGCGAGCAGAACTGCGAGAAACGCCTCCTGAGGCGTGATATGGACAGGCACTGCGTTACTGTCTGCGCCATGAGGCCCATGAAGTGCCCTTTTGGCTGTGATTCTTCCTTCCCTGAAACTAATCTTGGGGAGCACTGTTCAGAGAGTCTCCAGCTACACCTGCTAAAGGTCCTTCAGGCGATTCACAAGAAAGGTTTTACAGCCGATGAGCTCAAAGACCGTGCTCTACAGCTGGAGAAG TCTGATGATCATGGTAAACTGGCTAAAGCTCGGGACTCGAGATCTCTTACTACTATTGTGAAGGATCTTGAAGCAAAGATGAAATCATCAAGTTAG